The Candida dubliniensis CD36 chromosome 2, complete sequence genome contains a region encoding:
- a CDS encoding casein kinase II, regulatory (beta) subunit, putative (Similar to S. cerevisiae CKB1), with translation MPSDPEEDYIPWIQQFCELFGHDYFVQVSQDFIEDDFNLTGLSSQVPYYREALYTILDYQVETAEDHNNDNTNTTNSNNNDSRNGTSKRNASELPNKALLAHSAELLYGLIHARYIVSKQGLTAMASKFERNDFGSCPRYFCDGMHLIPVGSTDVPGQETVRLFCPCCNDIYIPSSSRYLNIDGAFFGTTFPGLLVKMFPEIENQCRIRITKFSQNDFGLKLFGFKINELSATGPRMKWLRMHPKTEDEKQEYDSCEYNVPISYLDEDEEMDEDDEDEEDEVENEDDDRTMASE, from the coding sequence ATGCCTAGCGATCCAGAAGAAGACTATATACCTTGGATACAACAGTTTTGTGAATTGTTTGGTCACGATTATTTTGTGCAAGTGTCACAGGACtttattgaagatgatttCAATCTAACCGGATTGTCTCTGCAAGTACCTTATTATAGAGAAGCATTATACACCATATTGGATTACCAAGTCGAGACGGCAGAAGATCATAACAACGACAATACAAACACCACTaacagtaataataatgattcacGAAATGGTACAAGCAAACGAAATGCATCAGAATTGCCCAATAAGGCGTTATTGGCACATTCTGcagaattattatatgGTTTAATCCATGCCAGATACATAGTCTCCAAACAGGGCCTAACTGCGATGGCATCCAAGTTTGAGAGAAACGACTTTGGCTCTTGTCCAAGATATTTCTGTGACGGTATGCATTTGATTCCTGTTGGGTCGACTGATGTTCCAGGACAAGAAACAGTAAGATTATTTTGCCCTTGCTGTAATGATATCTATATTCCTTCGAGCTCAAGGtatttaaatattgatgGTGCATTCTTTGGAACGACGTTTCCTGGACTATTGGTGAAAATGTTTCCCGAGATCGAGAATCAGTGtagaataagaataacaAAGTTTAGTCAGAACGATTTTGGACTAAAATTGTTTGGgtttaaaatcaatgaattaAGTGCCACCGGTCCAAGAATGAAATGGCTAAGAATGCATCCGAAAACAGAAGACGAAAAGCAAGAGTATGATTCGTGTGAATATAATGTTCCAATTAGCTACttagatgaagatgaagagaTGGATGAGGATGACGAGGATGAGGAAGATGAAGTGGAAAATGAAGACGACGATCGAACAATGGCCAGCGAGTAG
- a CDS encoding golgi to ER traffic protein, putative (Similar to S. cerevisiae GET1) — protein MLLPDLHPYTILLSIFIVLLLKQLVASIGKSTIKEFVWLVYLKVSSNQSIKTYNSKQHELHETNKEKRAISAQDEYAKWTKLNRQADKLSAELQKLNQEIQQQKASIDKVSNALLLVLTTLPIWVARVLYRNTHLFYIRQGIFPKYVEWVLALPFLPNGAVGLTIWMFAVNSVVSNFAFLVSFPFAKKVSKPVRDTKIE, from the coding sequence ATGCTCTTACCTGATTTACATCCATATACCATACTATTATCGATTTTTATTGTGCTCCTATTAAAGCAATTGGTGGCATCTATTGGCAAATCCACAATCAAAGAGTTTGTTTGGTTGGTGTATTTAAAGGTTTCCTCAAATCAATCTATAAAGACTTACAACTCTAAACAACATGAATTGCACGAAACAAACAAAGAGAAACGAGCAATCAGTGCCCAGGATGAATATGCAAAGTGGACCAAATTAAATCGTCAAGCCGACAAATTGTCAGCCGAGTTGCAAAAGCTCAATCAAGAAATCCAGCAGCAAAAAGCATCTATTGATAAAGTTAGCAACGCATTGTTATTGGTGTTGACCACTTTACCAATATGGGTTGCCAGAGTCTTGTACAGAAATACTCATTTATTTTACATAAGACAGGGCATCTTTCCAAAATATGTTGAATGGGTGTTGGCTTTACCATTTTTGCCCAACGGTGCCGTTGGATTGACCATTTGGATGTTTGCGGTTAACTCAGTTGTGAGCAACTTTGCATTTTTAGTTAGCTTTCCGTTTGCAAAGAAAGTTTCAAAGCCAGTTAGAGATACAAAGATTGAATAG
- a CDS encoding histone transcription regulator, putative (spliced gene), which produces MQILKIPWFGHKTENKTVECYAVTINKDGTRLASGGLDGNVKIWDLSTITSFYKMADQPYKSKKDSASTKLEELLPDKSLRRPLCSMSRHNGVVTSLKFSPDGRWLASGSDDKICLIWEKDNTQIAKSFGTDEHDLEHWTVRKRLVAHDNDIQDICWSPDGNLLVTVGLDRSVIIWNALTFEKIKRYDIHQSMVKGIVFDPANKFFATASDDRTVRIFRYYKKLNEYNNYEFQMEHVVVDPFRKSPLTSYFRRMSWSPDGQHIAVPNATNGPVPSVAIINRGNWGSDISLIGHEAPVEVCSFSPSLFQIGDTPANEEIKFQTVVATGGQDRTLAVWSTCNSRPIVVCSDIVDNSITDICWSPDGETLYFSCLDGSITGIRFASGELGHSVKEDLIDQQLNRYGADRESTILPESVEQLRLEEQSKDARAISIRRMMPIHDLTEKQEAKPEQTQHIATPASAAIDMEKLRKQTVTMTKSGKKRVAPFLVSASATPKNVVQKPLEKKRRIKFNSKISQAAYLLPKSGVQTTVHGIKKKTESGSNEIEVEENNDNDEIGDNVIANANSVSDAALKRQRNRRKRKLMESKYPNSFKYVSSLPEGLFNNHTLQNIEINKIYKTHSKHKDISAEISSSTAVEIDEDLVFSVVFRVFEHMRKENEVFGQTSKRVRTTIEVRNGKPWDDDSSDRDFDDATKVIVTEEGKDKREYSLFFPFRVQHVLPIILNDVLKYYVFCSFHGSVQVISASTGSYKCPTFELGESVVTMRHNQGYLLVLTSSGLFYSWNLKAMKVIMNGVSVAAILNNYEINDKTVVSPIVKGLEINPKDGSPLVLLDTTNDVYGYSIDLQCWVKTIDSWYYGVGVEKGMDVGLMSLAKKSKISYEEDKVTEKIFTYKFDSSNDLEAAMKKRGQELLDLI; this is translated from the exons ATGCAGATATTAAAAATACCATGGTTTGGACATAAAA CGGAAAACAAAACTGTGGAGTGTTATGCGGTGACAATAAATAAAGACGGGACCAGACTAGCGTCAGGGGGGTTAGATGGGAATGTCAAGATTTGGGATTTATCTACAATTACTCTGTTTTATAAAATGGCAGATCAACCTTACAAATCCAAGAAAGATCTGGCTTCCACCAAACTAGAGGAATTGTTGCCTGACAAATCTTTGCGACGCCCACTTTGTTCTATGTCTAGACATAACGGTGTTGTCACTTCCTTGAAGTTTTCGCCTGACGGTAGGTGGCTTGCCCTGGGTTCAGATGATAagatttgtttaatttggGAAAAAGATAATACACAAATAGCCAAACTGTTTGGTACGGACGAACATGATCTAGAACATTGGACAGTTCGGAAAAGATTGGTTGCCCATGATAATGACATCCAGGATATTTGTTGGTCTCCCGATGGCAATTTATTAGTTACTGTTGGATTGGATAGATCAGTTATTATTTGGAATGCCTTgacttttgaaaaaatcaagaGATACGACATACATCAATCCATGGTCAAGGGGATAGTTTTCGATCCAGCAAACAAGTTTTTTGCTACTGCTTCTGATGATCGAACAGTGAGGATTTTCCGCTATTACAAAAAGCTAAACGAATACAATAATTATGAGTTTCAAATGGAgcatgttgttgttgatccTTTTAGGAAGTCGCCCTTGACATCGTATTTCAGGAGAATGAGTTGGTCACCGGATGGCCAACATATAGCTGTTCCAAATGCAACCAATGGGCCTGTTCCTTCCGTGGCTATAATAAATCGTGGTAATTGGGGTAGTGACATATCGTTAATTGGCCATGAAGCGCCTGTCGAAGTTTGTTCGTTTTCCCCAAGTTTGTTTCAGATTGGTGATACTCCAGCTAAcgaagaaatcaaatttcaaacaGTGGTTGCAACTGGTGGTCAAGACCGGACGTTAGCAGTTTGGTCAACTTGCAATTCACGGCCAATAGTAGTATGTCTGGACATTGTTGACAATTCAATCACGGATATTTGCTGGTCGCCTGATGGCGAAACCCTCTACTTTAGTTGCTTGGATGGCTCTATTACTGGCATCAGGTTTGCAAGTGGGGAATTGGGCCATTCTGTCAAGgaagatttgattgatCAGCAGTTGAATAGGTATGGTGCCGATAGAGAGAGTACAATTCTACCTGAAAGTGTAGAGCAATTACGGTTGGAAGAACAATCAAAAGATGCAAGAGCTATCTCGATTCGGAGAATGATGCCTATTCATGATTTAACTGAAAAGCAAGAGGCAAAGCCAGAACAGACTCAGCATATTGCCACGCCAGCAAGTGCAGCCATTGATATGGAAAAGCTTCGTAAACAAACTGTGACAATGACAAAGTCAGGCAAAAAACGTGTTGCTCCCTTTCTAGTTTCAGCATCTGCTACCCCCAAGAATGTGGTGCAGAAACCGTTAGAAAAGAAACGTAGaataaaattcaattcgAAAATATCGCAAGCAGCTTATTTGTTGCCCAAACTGGGAGTTCAAACTACTGTCCACGGgattaaaaagaaaactgaGTCTGGGTCAAATGAGATTGAAGTTGaggaaaataatgataatgatgaaattggCGACAATGTGATAGCAAATGCAAACCTGGTTTCAGATGCAGCATTGAAAAGACAGAGAAACCGCCGCAAAAGAAAGTTGATGGAATCGAAGTATCCAAACTCATTCAAGTATGTAAGCAGTTTGCCAGAGGGGTTATTCAATAACCATACTTTGCAAAACATTGAGATTAATAAGATTTATAAAACCCATAGCAAACACAAGGATATACTGGCTGAAATATCGTCCAGCACTGCAGTTGAgattgatgaagatttggttttttctgttgtttTTAGGGTTTTTGAGCATATGAGAAAGGAAAATGAAGTATTCGGACAAACCTCAAAAAGAGTACGTACTACTATAGAAGTACGGAACGGGAAACCATGGGATGACGATAGCAGCGATAGAGATTTTGATGATGCTACAAAAGTCATTGTGACGGAAGAAGGAAAGGATAAAAGGGAGTATTCGTTGTTTTTTCCTTTCAGGGTGCAGCACGTACTTCCGATAATCTTGAACGATGTTTTGAAATACTATGTTTTTTGTTCGTTCCATGGAAGTGTACAAGTAATCTCAGCCAGCACCGGTAGCTATAAGTGCCCGACGTTTGAGTTGGGAGAAAGTGTTGTTACTATGAGACATAATCAGGGttatttattggttttAACCAGCTCGGGCCTATTTTACAGTTGGAACTTAAAAGCAATGAAAGTGATTATGAATGGGGTATCAGTTGCTGCAATACTCAATAATTATGAGATTAACGACAAAACTGTGGTTAGTCCTATTGTTAAGGGATTAGAAATCAATCCCAAAGATGGTTCGCCCTTGGTTCTTTTAGATACCACAAATGATGTTTATGGTTACTCTATAGACTTGCAGTGCTGGGTCAAAACTATAGACTCGTGGTATTatggtgttggtgttgaAAAGGGTATGGATGTCGGTTTGATGAGTTTAGCAAAGAAGCTGAAAATTTCCTATGAGGAAGATAAGGTCACAGAAAAGATTTTCACCTACAAGTTTGATAGCAGTAATGATTTGGAAGCTgcaatgaaaaaaagaggTCAAGAACTACTTGATTTAATATAG
- a CDS encoding aromatic amino acid aminotransferase, putative (Similar to S. cerevisiae ARO8), whose translation MTSDTKPQAKDLTHLLSNESKARQTSPLKGIFKYYKQPGITFLGGGLPLSDYFPFEKVTADVPTPSFSGGIGAPIDGENKTTIEVFKRAADNIPDQIELARSLQYGSTFGSPEFLQFIREHTDMVHKVPYENWDVVVSVGNTEAWDSTLRTFCSKGDSILVEEYTFSSALESANGQGVNTVPVTMDEFGIIPEKLEELMSRWVGNKPKFLYTICTGQNPTGSSLSAERRKQIYDIACKYDFLIIEDEPYYFLQMEPYTKDKAAREGKAVHDHDEFLKALVPSFISLDVEGRVVRLDSFSKVLAPGLRLGWIVAQKDLLERYVRLHEVSVQNPSGFSETLANALLRKWGHSGYLDWLIGLRAEYTHKRDVAIDALDEFVPKEVSSFNPPVAGMFFTVTLDASKHPKYKEFLEDPLKVEAAVHEQAIKQGCLLAPGSWFKAEGQSSPPQKNLPANPSHKTHIFFRGTYAAVPLDQLVVGLEKFGKAVRIEFGL comes from the coding sequence ATGACTAGCGATACAAAACCACAGGCTAAAGATTTGACACATTTGTTATCAAATGAATCCAAAGCAAGACAGACTTCACCATTGAAAGGTATTTTCAAATACTACAAACAACCTGGTATTACATTTTTGGGAGGTGGTTTGCCCTTGTCGGATTATTTCCCATTTGAAAAGGTGACTGCTGATGTTCCCACACCTTCGTTTAGTGGTGGAATTGGTGCACCTATTGACGGAGAGAATAAAACCACAATCGAGGTCTTCAAAAGAGCTGCTGATAACATTCCGGATCAAATTGAGTTGGCAAGAAGTTTACAATATGGTAGCACTTTTGGTCTGCCTGAGTTTCTTCAGTTCATTAGAGAACATACCGACATGGTCCATAAAGTTCCTTATGAGAATTGGGATGTGGTTGTTTCGGTAGGAAACACTGAAGCTTGGGATAGCACTTTGAGAACCTTTTGTAGTAAAGGGGATTCCATCTTGGTAGAAGAATACACTTTTTCCTCGGCTCTTGAATCTGCCAATGGACAAGGTGTCAATACTGTTCCAGTTACGATGGATGAATTTGGTATAATTCCGGAGAAATTAGAGGAATTAATGAGTCGCTGGGTCGGCAACAAACCCAAATTCTTGTATACAATTTGTACGGGGCAAAACCCTACTGGTTCTTCATTAAGTGCGGAAAGAAGGAAACAAATCTATGACATTGCCTGTAAATACGactttttaattattgagGATGAGCCTTACTACTTTTTGCAGATGGAACCATACACTAAGGACAAGGCAGCAAGAGAAGGTAAGGCTGTTCATGATCACgatgaatttttaaaagcATTGGTTCCTTCTTTTATTTCCCTTGATGTTGAGGGTAGAGTTGTGAGATTGGATTCGTTTTCAAAAGTCCTTGCTCCTGGGTTGAGATTGGGTTGGATTGTTGCTCAAAAGGACTTGTTGGAGAGATATGTTCGTTTGCATGAAGTGTCTGTGCAAAATCCATCTGGGTTTTCGGAGACCTTGGCCAATGCATTGTTGCGCAAATGGGGACATTCTGGTTACTTGGATTGGCTTATTGGTTTAAGGGCAGAGTATACTCACAAACGAGATGTTGCAATTGATGCCTTGGATGAATTCGTTCCAAAAGAAGTTTCGTCTTTTAACCCACCAGTAGCAGGTATGTTTTTCACTGTCACACTTGATGCATCCAAACATCCAAAGTATAAAGAGTTTTTAGAAGATCCCTTGAAAGTTGAAGCTGCAGTACACGAGCAAGCAATTAAGCAAGGATGTTTATTGGCTCCAGGGTCATGGTTCAAAGCAGAGGGCCAGTCATCTCCTCCTCAAAAGAATTTGCCAGCAAACCCATCACACAAAACCCACATATTTTTCAGAGGTACTTATGCTGCAGTTCCTTTGGATCAGTTGGTTGTAGGTTTAGAGAAGTTTGGTAAGGCTGTCAGAATCGAGTTTGGATTGTAA